One Candidatus Methylomirabilota bacterium DNA segment encodes these proteins:
- a CDS encoding NAD-dependent epimerase/dehydratase family protein gives MAIALVTGGAGFIGSHLVDSLLEQGVDVRVLDNLSTGSLRNLQAGPERGAAPGRPGRRIELIIGDVRDDKLARKAMRHVDCVYHLAGLPPGAVAGGHGEVHTVNVQGTLNVLQAAATEGVRRVVFGSCASIYGSTESTPIAEDRPALPVSVFGASKLAAEIYCRAYHASRHIETVLIRYFNVYGPRQNAVLHGAFVPALIETLRRGRRPTLAGDGRVAQDFLFVDDAVSATVAAGQQARAAGRAVNVGSGQLVTALEVLGIVNRLLRTDAVPRQGRPRPEPASPIRADISVAADLLGWSPRVSVVSGLAHTVQFFAEAEQHEEGLLAEVGTHEERADF, from the coding sequence ATGGCAATCGCTCTCGTGACTGGCGGTGCTGGGTTCATTGGCTCTCACCTCGTCGACTCCCTGCTGGAGCAGGGTGTCGATGTCCGGGTGCTCGATAATCTCTCTACGGGCTCCCTTCGCAATCTCCAGGCGGGTCCCGAGCGGGGGGCGGCTCCCGGACGTCCCGGCCGCCGGATCGAGCTGATCATCGGCGATGTCCGCGACGACAAGCTCGCCCGCAAGGCGATGCGGCACGTGGACTGCGTCTATCACCTCGCGGGGCTGCCGCCGGGCGCGGTGGCGGGCGGTCACGGCGAGGTCCACACCGTGAACGTGCAGGGCACCCTCAACGTGCTCCAGGCCGCGGCCACCGAGGGGGTGCGCCGCGTCGTCTTCGGGTCGTGCGCCTCGATCTACGGCAGCACCGAGAGCACCCCGATCGCGGAGGATCGGCCCGCTCTTCCCGTGTCCGTCTTCGGCGCCTCGAAGCTCGCCGCCGAGATCTACTGCCGCGCCTATCATGCCTCGCGCCACATCGAAACCGTCCTGATCCGCTACTTCAACGTGTACGGGCCGCGGCAGAACGCGGTGCTCCACGGCGCGTTCGTGCCCGCCCTCATCGAGACGCTCCGGCGGGGCCGCCGCCCGACGCTCGCCGGCGACGGCCGCGTCGCGCAGGACTTTCTCTTCGTCGACGACGCCGTCTCGGCGACCGTGGCGGCGGGCCAGCAGGCCCGCGCGGCAGGTCGCGCCGTCAACGTGGGCTCGGGACAGCTCGTGACCGCCCTGGAAGTCCTCGGCATCGTGAACCGACTCCTCCGGACCGACGCGGTGCCTCGCCAGGGCCGTCCGAGGCCGGAGCCCGCATCGCCCATTCGCGCCGACATCTCCGTGGCCGCCGATCTGCTCGGCTGGTCGCCCCGTGTCTCGGTGGTCAGTGGGCTGGCGCACACCGTGCAGTTCTTCGCCGAGGCGGAGCAGCACGAGGAGGGACTGCTCGCCGAAGTCGGAACGCATGAAGAACGCGCTGACTTTTGA
- a CDS encoding nucleotide sugar dehydrogenase — MNHWSKQLKEKLDTRTARVSIVGMGYVGLSLAVELAKAGLTVRGIDLDLERVNLLNRGETYLVDVSADTLAPLVAAGTVSATTSFEGAESADAIVICVPTPLRKGKEPDISFILSAVENLLPRLRQGQLMVLESTTFPGTTEEVVQPRIESLGRVIGDDYFLAFSPERVDPGNKRFTTANIPKVVGGVTAECTELAAALYSHVTSSVFRATSPRVAETAKLLENTFRSVNIALANELALACRKIGVDPWEVIDAAATKPFGFMPFYPGPGIGGHCIPVDPLYLSWKIRLTGYEAQFIGLADQINRNMPEHVVTLVSDALNERAKALRGSSVLVMGITYKADVNDIRESPALEIVEMLMKKGARVSYADPFTPQLALDGHKLAAVTPTPEALAAADCVLILTNHSSFDYAAIADRASLVVDTRNALKRYRGSKKSIVTL, encoded by the coding sequence GTGAACCACTGGAGCAAGCAGCTCAAGGAGAAGCTCGACACGCGGACGGCCCGCGTGTCGATCGTCGGGATGGGCTACGTCGGGCTCTCGCTCGCGGTCGAGCTGGCCAAGGCCGGCCTCACCGTGCGCGGCATCGACCTCGACCTCGAGCGAGTCAACCTCCTCAACCGGGGTGAGACTTACCTCGTCGACGTGTCCGCCGACACCCTCGCCCCCCTCGTCGCCGCGGGCACCGTGTCCGCCACCACGAGCTTCGAGGGCGCGGAGTCCGCGGACGCCATCGTGATCTGCGTGCCCACGCCCCTCCGAAAGGGGAAGGAGCCGGACATCTCGTTCATCCTCTCTGCGGTGGAGAACCTGCTGCCCCGGCTCCGCCAAGGTCAGCTCATGGTGCTCGAGAGCACGACGTTCCCCGGGACGACCGAGGAGGTCGTGCAGCCGCGCATCGAATCCCTCGGCCGGGTGATCGGCGACGACTACTTCCTCGCCTTCTCGCCCGAGCGCGTCGATCCCGGCAACAAGCGCTTCACCACCGCCAACATTCCCAAGGTGGTGGGCGGCGTGACCGCCGAGTGCACGGAGCTGGCCGCCGCCCTCTACAGCCACGTGACGTCGAGCGTGTTCCGGGCGACCAGTCCGCGAGTGGCGGAGACCGCCAAGCTCCTGGAGAACACGTTCCGGAGCGTCAACATCGCGCTCGCCAACGAGCTGGCCCTCGCCTGCCGCAAGATCGGCGTGGATCCCTGGGAGGTCATCGACGCCGCCGCCACCAAGCCGTTCGGCTTCATGCCCTTCTACCCGGGGCCCGGCATCGGCGGCCACTGCATCCCGGTCGACCCCCTGTACCTGTCCTGGAAGATCCGGCTGACCGGGTACGAGGCGCAGTTCATCGGCCTGGCCGACCAGATCAACCGCAACATGCCCGAGCACGTGGTGACGCTCGTCAGCGATGCCCTGAACGAGCGCGCCAAGGCGCTCCGGGGCTCGTCGGTACTCGTCATGGGCATCACGTACAAGGCGGACGTCAACGATATCCGCGAGTCGCCCGCCCTCGAGATCGTCGAGATGCTCATGAAGAAGGGGGCGCGGGTGTCCTACGCCGATCCGTTCACGCCCCAGCTCGCCCTCGACGGACACAAGCTCGCCGCGGTCACGCCGACCCCGGAGGCGCTCGCCGCCGCCGATTGCGTGCTGATCCTCACCAACCACTCGAGCTTCGACTATGCGGCGATCGCCGACCGGGCCTCCCTCGTCGTCGACACCCGCAACGCGCTGAAGCGTTACCGCGGCTCGAAGAAGTCAATCGTCACGCTCTGA